The Sinorhizobium fredii USDA 257 region ATCCTCAAAATCACGCTGCGGCTATTTCCCTTAAGGCCCGCGATCGCGCGTTTCCTCCTCGAAAACTCCGTTGTTTGCGCTATCCTTGGGCATTCCCGCCGACCCGAAAGGAGCAAGCCATGAGCCTCCGCATCAACGAAACCGCCCCTGATTTCACCGCCGAGACGACGCAGGGCACGATCAATTTCCATGAATGGATCGGCGACGGCTGGGCCGTCCTCTTCTCGCATCCGAAGAATTTCACGCCCGTCTGCACCACCGAACTCGGCGCCATGGCCGGGATCGAAGGCGAATTCCGCAAGCGCGGCGTCAAGATCATCGGCATTTCGGTCGATCCGGTCGACAGCCACGCGAAATGGAAGAACGACATCAAGGTCGCAACCGGCTTCGATGTCGAATATCCGCTGATCGGCGACCGGGATCTGAAGATCGCCAAGCTCTACGACATGCTGCCGGCCGGCGCCGGCGACACGTCCGAGGGCCGCACCCCGGCCGACAATGCCACCGTGCGCTCGGTCTATGTCATTGGACCGGACAAGAAGATCAAACTGATCCTCACCTATCCGATGACCACCGGCCGCAACTTCAACGAAATCCTGCGCGCCATCGATTCCATCCAGCTCACCGCCAAGCACCAGGTCGCAACGCCGGCAAACTGGAAACAAGGCGAGGACGTCATCATCACGGCGGCCGTATCCAACGAGGACGCAATTCAGCGCTTCGGCTCGTTCGATACCGTACTGCCCTATCTTAGGAAGACCAAGCAGCCGACCGCCTGAGGCTGTTCCGCGCACGCCGGTCGAACCGACAATCGCGAAAGGCTCGTTCAGCCTTTCGC contains the following coding sequences:
- a CDS encoding peroxiredoxin, which encodes MSLRINETAPDFTAETTQGTINFHEWIGDGWAVLFSHPKNFTPVCTTELGAMAGIEGEFRKRGVKIIGISVDPVDSHAKWKNDIKVATGFDVEYPLIGDRDLKIAKLYDMLPAGAGDTSEGRTPADNATVRSVYVIGPDKKIKLILTYPMTTGRNFNEILRAIDSIQLTAKHQVATPANWKQGEDVIITAAVSNEDAIQRFGSFDTVLPYLRKTKQPTA